One stretch of Leptospira bourretii DNA includes these proteins:
- a CDS encoding TetR/AcrR family transcriptional regulator, with protein sequence MSRLSVAERSPKKRAVLEKDKLSKRTSILQSAAFLLQKKDWAELSMDEVAKRAKIAKGTLYLYFPTKEDLCLRVHIADYEAWFLDMELFLTETKNIDAEGFSKWFVESMDRHIRFLKLLPIVPTILEKNASVETIKEFKLSLKAQIFKILPLLIKTFPFLNEQSGFLFLMQCHALAVGSWSHGFPSQQVREAVKDDGLDIFVLDFKSFISTSILTLLNGIKSP encoded by the coding sequence ATGAGTCGCCTTTCGGTTGCAGAACGTTCGCCCAAAAAACGAGCCGTATTGGAAAAAGATAAACTTTCCAAACGAACATCAATTCTTCAATCAGCGGCCTTCCTTTTGCAAAAAAAAGACTGGGCTGAACTTTCAATGGATGAAGTTGCAAAACGAGCCAAAATAGCAAAAGGAACATTGTATTTATATTTCCCTACCAAAGAAGATCTCTGTCTTCGTGTCCATATCGCAGATTATGAAGCATGGTTTTTAGATATGGAATTGTTTCTTACTGAAACTAAAAACATCGATGCTGAAGGATTTTCGAAATGGTTTGTTGAATCTATGGATCGACATATTCGTTTTTTAAAACTCCTACCCATTGTTCCAACGATATTAGAAAAAAATGCAAGTGTTGAAACCATTAAGGAATTTAAACTGAGTTTAAAAGCACAAATTTTTAAAATTCTTCCATTGCTTATCAAAACTTTTCCTTTTCTCAATGAACAATCAGGTTTTTTATTTTTGATGCAATGTCATGCATTGGCAGTTGGATCTTGGTCTCACGGTTTTCCTTCCCAACAAGTTCGAGAAGCGGTAAAAGACGATGGATTGGATATATTTGTCTTAGATTTTAAAAGTTTTATTAGTACATCTATTTTGACACTTCTAAATGGAATCAAATCCCCTTAA
- a CDS encoding RNA polymerase sigma factor, protein MIDDPHLLLLENSLAGKTKALEELIQIFQPKLFSLALKFLWNPEDAEDATQEILVKVITNLSGFRKESKLSTWIYRIASNHLINLQKSKMEQRKVHLRAVREELHRTQFTYTPSPEEGENSPKLSEMILHVQVACTYAMLQGLSRPYRMAYLLGEVFQTSSEEGAWVMGIRSETFRQKLSRSRKQMETFLGKECSLTKADNPCHCKDRVTYATKRGRIKSYLKLSEQMKIDGRWKETKPMMANTSKIRKAAEVFRNHPEFLPKKNQLENIKSLLNNSFPLTAR, encoded by the coding sequence ATGATAGACGATCCGCATCTTTTATTATTAGAAAATTCACTTGCTGGAAAAACAAAAGCGTTGGAAGAACTAATTCAAATCTTCCAACCAAAGTTGTTTTCTTTGGCATTGAAGTTTTTATGGAATCCAGAAGATGCGGAAGACGCCACTCAAGAAATTTTAGTCAAAGTCATTACAAACTTAAGTGGCTTTCGAAAGGAAAGTAAACTTTCCACTTGGATCTATCGAATTGCAAGCAATCATTTGATCAATCTGCAGAAATCAAAAATGGAACAAAGGAAGGTTCATTTAAGAGCCGTTCGTGAAGAATTACACCGAACACAATTCACCTACACCCCAAGTCCAGAAGAAGGGGAAAATTCTCCAAAACTTTCGGAAATGATTTTACATGTTCAAGTTGCTTGCACCTATGCTATGTTACAAGGCCTTTCAAGACCCTACAGAATGGCATATCTATTAGGAGAAGTATTCCAAACTTCTAGTGAAGAAGGGGCTTGGGTTATGGGAATTCGCTCCGAAACCTTTCGCCAAAAGTTGTCCAGATCAAGAAAACAAATGGAAACGTTTCTCGGAAAAGAATGTAGTTTAACCAAAGCAGACAACCCTTGTCACTGCAAAGATCGTGTCACTTATGCTACAAAAAGAGGTAGGATCAAATCCTATCTAAAACTTTCAGAACAAATGAAAATAGATGGAAGATGGAAAGAAACCAAACCTATGATGGCAAATACCTCCAAAATCAGAAAAGCAGCAGAAGTATTTCGCAATCATCCAGAGTTTTTACCAAAAAAAAACCAATTAGAAAATATTAAATCGTTATTAAACAACTCGTTTCCACTCACGGCTCGGTGA
- a CDS encoding YncE family protein, whose amino-acid sequence MNRLYLFYFSMMVFVYSVSAQQVESEFSFATDFNVRPTFVEGNSPFFVNSGKWIYLGKTADFDEPGLYFYDTISKTRIYRPIPLEIYYQNHPTQFLGQIETKGKRLPLTVYEFLFYDETTKRAGFVIENKDKSINTKRYFFMGWDLATNNIDVVEFIYEIGKDDKKSFAQSSAIGYSQEDNTGYFTFAVDNDLKDDESEDVTAFIYKIQNQNLTKLQEYKSKFYPYTPEFHPDSKQILIASYAEAFQNRNPTGYLYKINSDSLLKLSIPSTPYGISFSKDGKFLYIAASDTGEVRKYNTDNLSDIKTSKWGTHGHKLGFWKDGELVWVRNSGLHIYDPITLKQKTVIPTKKFYKKHVNVSGSTFLPFQKLLLRNILEDPAGGAANRILVSP is encoded by the coding sequence ATGAACCGATTGTATTTATTCTATTTTTCCATGATGGTTTTTGTTTATTCGGTATCGGCTCAACAAGTGGAATCAGAATTTTCTTTTGCTACCGATTTTAATGTACGGCCAACGTTTGTTGAGGGAAACTCTCCTTTTTTTGTCAATTCAGGTAAGTGGATCTATCTAGGAAAAACTGCAGATTTTGATGAACCAGGATTGTATTTTTATGATACAATATCTAAAACACGGATTTATCGTCCCATTCCTCTGGAAATTTATTATCAGAATCACCCTACGCAATTTCTTGGCCAAATAGAAACAAAAGGTAAGAGATTACCTTTAACTGTGTATGAATTTTTGTTTTATGATGAAACAACAAAGCGGGCAGGTTTTGTGATTGAAAACAAAGACAAATCAATAAATACCAAACGGTATTTTTTTATGGGTTGGGATTTAGCAACTAACAATATTGATGTAGTTGAATTCATTTATGAAATTGGAAAAGATGATAAAAAATCTTTTGCACAAAGTTCGGCGATTGGATATTCACAAGAAGATAATACTGGTTATTTTACTTTTGCCGTTGACAATGATCTAAAGGATGATGAATCAGAAGATGTCACTGCTTTTATCTATAAAATACAAAATCAAAATTTAACAAAATTACAGGAATATAAATCTAAATTTTATCCCTACACACCAGAATTCCATCCTGATTCAAAACAAATTTTGATCGCAAGTTATGCGGAAGCATTCCAAAACAGAAATCCAACGGGATACTTATACAAAATAAACTCGGACTCTTTATTGAAGCTTTCTATACCATCCACGCCATATGGAATTAGTTTCTCAAAAGATGGAAAGTTTTTGTATATAGCCGCTTCTGACACTGGAGAAGTTCGAAAGTACAATACGGATAATCTTTCCGATATCAAAACATCAAAATGGGGTACCCACGGTCATAAATTGGGATTTTGGAAAGATGGGGAACTCGTTTGGGTAAGAAATTCTGGGTTACATATTTATGATCCCATAACTTTAAAACAAAAGACAGTCATCCCAACAAAAAAATTCTATAAAAAACATGTAAATGTAAGTGGTTCAACTTTTTTGCCGTTTCAAAAATTATTACTGAGAAATATTTTAGAAGACCCGGCTGGCGGTGCCGCCAACCGTATCTTAGTTTCTCCATAA
- a CDS encoding transglycosylase domain-containing protein: MISKKKFILYTLLAGGLISPLAVFLLRPISFDSLRNQTTVRILTKEGTLIGRGKNQNQTKQDWESIKEYPSFVPEILKIAEDKRFDAHHGVDIFAGFNSLYSYFFSKGKRGGASTLTMQLVRIQNPEVRNYSFLLRKGFELIEAFRYELWLTKSEILEAYLNSVSIHSNIVGFPSASLVLFGKHVRFLSIEETLYLTVLIRKNQPKLEELSIRYLNLRERIPYEIPIIKDPNELTIHYNSKVKSDYADQWKGENQHFLNWIRTLISIPSEEFVSSLSSELNFELNSIVNSELEGLERWNVSNASAIVLERVPGKDDELELKAMIGSKNFFEDGNGMVNGTLAYRDAGSTLKPLLYAIAIEKGLYHVNSIFSDEKYSYSLGQGGNYLPRNADLRYWGDLTLAEALGNSRNIPAVTAINQMGVPSFYRFLQSAGYTHLKESPQFYGPGLALGAGGTSLLQLTRAYGSFLLGGMLPKIRLGNIDKKPLYFGSSTRLFSEETAEEIKFVLKDPKLRQRAFGRRSYLDFPFPVSVKTGTSKDYRNSWTVAFNDHYVVGAWVGNFSGERTMDVSGSFGAGRIVQNIFRNLMKDRPKTDYISKFTETRNFCRLTGKLALSQCPSIALKVRRKLTQSELCDKHQVETNVSVLGVGFVYPSMGQIYLYHPSYEKETQGIPVKVREINTLKDPKLIWNGKTELKPSLNGDLRLPIIRGKQSLVLYDGEQKKASVDFEVR, translated from the coding sequence TTGATCTCTAAAAAAAAGTTCATTCTTTATACACTGTTAGCTGGAGGATTAATTTCTCCACTAGCAGTTTTTTTGCTGCGCCCTATTTCTTTTGATTCATTACGAAATCAAACAACCGTTCGTATCTTAACAAAAGAAGGAACGTTAATCGGACGAGGAAAAAATCAAAACCAAACAAAACAGGATTGGGAAAGTATTAAGGAGTATCCGAGTTTTGTACCTGAGATATTGAAGATTGCTGAAGACAAACGTTTTGATGCCCATCACGGCGTTGATATTTTTGCAGGATTCAATTCTCTTTACTCTTATTTTTTTTCTAAAGGAAAAAGGGGGGGAGCTTCTACTCTTACGATGCAACTCGTACGAATCCAAAATCCTGAAGTTCGTAATTATTCTTTTTTATTGCGAAAAGGTTTTGAATTAATTGAGGCTTTTCGATATGAGTTATGGCTTACTAAATCAGAAATTTTAGAAGCTTATTTAAATTCAGTTTCCATTCACTCAAATATTGTAGGATTTCCTTCCGCATCACTTGTGTTATTTGGTAAACATGTACGTTTTTTGTCGATTGAAGAAACACTGTATTTAACTGTTTTGATTCGAAAAAACCAACCTAAATTAGAAGAACTGTCAATTCGGTATCTCAATTTGAGGGAAAGAATTCCCTATGAAATTCCGATCATCAAAGACCCAAATGAACTTACGATTCACTATAATTCTAAAGTTAAATCGGATTATGCAGACCAATGGAAAGGTGAAAATCAACATTTTCTCAATTGGATTCGAACGTTGATTTCGATTCCTTCGGAAGAGTTTGTATCTTCCTTATCGTCTGAGTTGAATTTTGAGTTAAACTCTATTGTAAATTCTGAATTGGAAGGATTAGAAAGATGGAATGTATCAAACGCATCTGCTATCGTTTTAGAAAGAGTTCCAGGTAAGGATGATGAATTAGAACTAAAAGCAATGATTGGTTCTAAAAATTTCTTTGAAGACGGGAATGGTATGGTTAACGGTACTTTGGCATACAGAGATGCGGGAAGTACATTGAAACCACTGTTATATGCAATTGCTATCGAAAAGGGCCTTTATCATGTTAATTCTATTTTTTCCGATGAAAAATATTCATATTCTTTGGGGCAAGGTGGAAATTATCTCCCTAGAAATGCGGACCTTCGGTATTGGGGGGATTTAACTCTCGCGGAAGCACTTGGAAATTCAAGAAATATACCTGCTGTGACTGCGATCAACCAAATGGGAGTTCCCAGTTTTTATCGGTTTTTGCAATCAGCAGGTTATACTCACTTAAAAGAATCTCCTCAGTTCTACGGACCAGGTCTTGCACTTGGGGCAGGAGGAACTAGTCTCCTTCAGCTAACGCGCGCATATGGATCTTTTCTGCTGGGAGGAATGTTACCAAAAATTCGATTAGGAAACATTGATAAAAAACCTCTCTACTTTGGTTCATCCACTCGTTTATTTTCTGAAGAAACTGCTGAAGAAATTAAATTTGTTTTAAAAGATCCAAAACTTAGACAACGGGCCTTTGGTCGCAGGAGTTATTTAGATTTTCCTTTTCCTGTTTCAGTCAAAACAGGCACTTCAAAGGACTATAGAAACTCCTGGACTGTTGCATTTAACGATCATTATGTTGTCGGTGCTTGGGTTGGAAATTTTTCTGGAGAACGAACAATGGACGTATCTGGTTCATTTGGAGCTGGAAGAATTGTACAAAATATATTTAGGAATTTAATGAAAGATCGACCAAAGACAGATTATATATCTAAGTTCACTGAAACAAGAAATTTCTGTCGACTAACAGGTAAATTGGCTTTGTCCCAATGTCCATCCATTGCCTTAAAAGTAAGGAGAAAACTTACTCAATCGGAATTGTGTGATAAACATCAGGTAGAAACAAACGTGTCTGTACTCGGAGTTGGATTTGTTTATCCTTCGATGGGACAGATTTATTTATACCATCCTTCTTATGAAAAAGAAACACAAGGTATTCCTGTGAAGGTAAGAGAAATTAATACCTTAAAAGATCCAAAATTAATTTGGAATGGGAAAACCGAATTGAAACCTTCCTTAAATGGAGATTTAAGATTACCAATCATACGAGGAAAACAATCTTTGGTGTTGTATGATGGAGAACAAAAAAAGGCGTCAGTTGATTTTGAAGTTAGATAA
- a CDS encoding DUF1304 domain-containing protein: MKLTSFILTAFVAVEHVFILVLEMFLWKTELGMKIFQLTPETAEITAKLAKNQGLYNGFLAAGLFWALFFIKDQNQKFQTILFFLICVVVAGIYGSATAKFSILFSQGLPAFLALVLHYLSNKNQ, encoded by the coding sequence ATGAAACTCACTTCCTTCATACTCACTGCATTTGTTGCGGTTGAACATGTGTTTATTTTGGTCTTGGAAATGTTCCTTTGGAAAACCGAACTAGGGATGAAAATTTTCCAGTTAACTCCAGAAACGGCAGAAATAACGGCAAAACTTGCAAAAAACCAGGGCCTTTATAATGGTTTTTTAGCAGCGGGACTTTTTTGGGCTTTGTTCTTTATCAAAGACCAAAACCAAAAATTCCAAACCATTTTGTTTTTTCTCATTTGTGTGGTAGTGGCAGGAATTTATGGTTCAGCAACTGCAAAGTTTTCTATTTTGTTTTCGCAAGGGTTGCCAGCATTCCTTGCTCTTGTGTTACACTACTTATCTAACAAAAACCAATGA
- a CDS encoding DUF5329 family protein, translating to MKFHGFLWYLTAIVLFFVIGVSNVTSKSNVCLPLTEEEKIEKLLKKVGLLQGSFIRNGESHTAEEAEKHLRYKLKEAKNSFFAPDPKEWTAKLFIEKIASKSFLSGTAYQIKFVDGKETKSADWLSAELKKIEFCL from the coding sequence ATGAAGTTTCATGGATTCCTATGGTATTTGACGGCCATTGTTTTGTTTTTTGTAATTGGAGTTTCAAATGTGACAAGCAAATCTAATGTTTGTTTACCTCTCACTGAAGAAGAAAAAATAGAAAAACTTTTAAAAAAAGTTGGATTGCTCCAAGGGAGTTTCATTCGGAATGGAGAATCACATACAGCGGAAGAGGCAGAGAAACACCTTCGTTACAAATTGAAAGAAGCGAAAAACTCCTTTTTTGCTCCAGACCCTAAGGAATGGACCGCCAAACTATTCATCGAAAAAATTGCTTCCAAATCGTTTCTTTCAGGAACTGCTTACCAAATTAAATTTGTGGATGGAAAAGAAACCAAATCAGCAGACTGGTTATCTGCCGAATTAAAAAAAATCGAGTTTTGTCTATAG
- a CDS encoding NAD(P)H-binding protein, with the protein MKVFVYGGSGLVGGHLVTELQKQGHEVWAGSRKPESQKSSANLHWVFADSSNLTKGLEVLEQVDAAYFLSPPGQTNQYEILSPWIEKAKQVRLKKLVLMTAMGVDHAPPEAPFRKTEILLEGAGIPWNIIRPNWFMQNFHTFWIAGIKQDQKIYFPGGNAKTSFIDARDIASVAAVLLTTTKYDNQAFTLTGPESIDHNEVAKHLTNVSGKNIEYVDVDPKVFESSLVSAGLSKDYAAFLVMIAGALKEGFSAPILDTVKTLTGKNPISFAEYAKDFASSWK; encoded by the coding sequence ATGAAAGTATTTGTTTATGGTGGTTCAGGACTTGTTGGGGGCCATCTCGTTACCGAATTACAAAAACAGGGGCACGAAGTTTGGGCTGGATCCAGAAAACCCGAGTCTCAAAAAAGCAGTGCCAATTTGCATTGGGTATTTGCTGATTCATCTAACCTCACAAAAGGACTAGAAGTTTTGGAACAAGTGGATGCCGCTTATTTTTTAAGTCCTCCTGGCCAAACCAACCAATACGAAATCCTTTCTCCATGGATTGAAAAAGCAAAACAAGTTCGCCTAAAAAAATTAGTTCTTATGACCGCAATGGGTGTGGACCATGCACCACCAGAAGCTCCATTTCGCAAAACCGAGATTTTACTCGAAGGTGCAGGGATTCCATGGAATATCATTCGACCTAACTGGTTTATGCAAAACTTTCATACTTTTTGGATCGCAGGTATCAAACAAGATCAGAAAATTTATTTTCCTGGTGGGAATGCAAAAACAAGTTTTATCGATGCAAGAGATATTGCATCTGTTGCTGCCGTTCTTCTTACTACAACAAAGTATGATAACCAAGCCTTCACTTTGACTGGCCCAGAATCCATTGATCATAATGAAGTTGCCAAACACTTAACAAACGTAAGTGGAAAGAATATTGAATATGTTGATGTTGATCCAAAAGTTTTTGAATCTTCACTTGTTTCTGCTGGATTATCAAAAGATTATGCGGCATTTCTTGTGATGATCGCTGGAGCTTTGAAAGAAGGATTTTCTGCCCCAATTCTTGACACTGTCAAAACCTTAACAGGAAAAAATCCGATCTCTTTTGCAGAATACGCAAAAGATTTCGCAAGTTCTTGGAAATAA
- a CDS encoding sulfatase-like hydrolase/transferase, translating into MTLLYLLLYFFQGPIILSFGVWIYFHGLCVTLLAVLSVSLDFYLNQNQKDKRLLKIMIRVFLWFLFLVVLGYQEVYQTALTFEIVFYFLNHINHLYSDIQNFFYQWQVWQWITLGMGFFVLFFKNRKIVTYILLFGLIFVLVLRFDSERKKTSSHLNTNTNQQISRGKNFLESISGRPNIVLVMLEGVGRKHLVKTKSNYIDFSVLQDSHFWIPMPHTSKSIFTWLTGDSQLQTTRLTFNDSLLQLNLPKQLENLYGYETFMIYTQSLYFEGMDLFFPQIFQTVRDKSYLEEKYGKLYPTFSWGMDDRVVLSAMKQMFGAEKKPLFVLIGLSQTHSPYFVTNENSQSQWDSPLIRYEASLREELAVIDSIISFWKDNSSRETVLILTADHGESFGEEGAHAHNYSLYNQETDVPFLLYFIKSGQIYVPKLGTSVDFKDTILHLLETNSGKIKNNLEADFFHPNYQPNLFLKTWNSEIQKSWVIKDKKYIYHSDRDQLIQMDWSEKKRVPVTDSSLKQKIKNQIYSGMY; encoded by the coding sequence ATGACCCTTTTATACTTACTTTTGTATTTTTTCCAAGGCCCTATTATTCTTTCTTTTGGCGTTTGGATTTATTTTCACGGACTTTGTGTGACCTTATTAGCAGTTTTATCTGTGAGTTTAGATTTTTATCTTAATCAAAATCAGAAAGATAAGCGCCTTTTAAAAATTATGATTCGAGTGTTCTTATGGTTTCTCTTTTTGGTTGTTCTGGGATACCAAGAAGTTTATCAAACTGCATTAACCTTTGAAATTGTTTTCTATTTTTTGAATCATATCAATCATTTGTATTCGGATATCCAAAATTTTTTCTACCAGTGGCAAGTATGGCAATGGATCACTTTAGGGATGGGATTTTTTGTTTTATTTTTCAAAAATCGTAAAATAGTCACTTATATTTTGTTATTTGGTCTTATTTTTGTTTTGGTCCTTCGTTTTGATTCGGAACGGAAAAAAACTTCGAGTCATTTGAATACAAATACAAACCAACAAATTTCGAGAGGAAAAAACTTTTTAGAGTCAATCTCTGGACGACCCAATATTGTTTTGGTTATGTTAGAAGGAGTCGGAAGAAAACATTTAGTAAAAACTAAATCAAATTATATTGATTTTTCGGTTCTACAAGATTCTCATTTTTGGATTCCTATGCCACATACTTCTAAAAGTATTTTTACTTGGTTAACTGGGGATTCACAATTACAAACCACTCGTTTGACATTTAATGATTCTCTTTTGCAATTGAATCTTCCTAAACAATTAGAGAATTTATACGGTTATGAAACCTTTATGATTTATACTCAGTCACTTTACTTTGAAGGGATGGATCTTTTTTTTCCGCAAATTTTTCAAACAGTTCGGGATAAATCTTATTTGGAAGAAAAATATGGAAAACTTTATCCCACATTTAGTTGGGGGATGGATGACCGAGTTGTCCTTTCTGCAATGAAACAAATGTTTGGGGCAGAAAAAAAACCTTTATTTGTTTTGATTGGACTCAGTCAAACGCATAGTCCATATTTTGTGACAAATGAAAATTCTCAGAGTCAATGGGATTCACCTTTGATTCGTTATGAGGCATCTTTGAGAGAAGAACTTGCAGTTATCGATTCAATTATTTCGTTTTGGAAAGATAACTCATCAAGAGAAACTGTTTTGATCTTAACGGCAGATCATGGTGAATCGTTTGGTGAAGAAGGAGCACATGCTCACAACTATTCGTTGTACAATCAGGAAACTGATGTACCGTTTTTGTTGTACTTTATAAAATCCGGTCAAATTTACGTTCCAAAACTCGGAACTTCAGTCGATTTTAAAGATACCATTTTACATTTGTTAGAAACGAATAGTGGGAAAATTAAAAACAATTTAGAAGCAGATTTTTTTCATCCCAATTACCAACCAAATTTATTTTTGAAAACTTGGAATTCGGAAATTCAAAAATCTTGGGTTATAAAAGATAAAAAGTATATTTATCATAGTGATCGAGACCAATTAATCCAAATGGACTGGTCAGAAAAAAAACGAGTTCCTGTCACTGATTCTAGTTTGAAACAAAAAATAAAAAATCAAATTTATTCAGGAATGTATTAA
- a CDS encoding AraC family transcriptional regulator → MDLLSDILSSAGWTNDLLSKGQIYQSFGFHFPCEKSGGFHVVTQGSCYARMGNTTIPLHKGDLIFITRGTNHELLSDPKAKVVTIERFLGEKKTQIKNENPVTTFVSVRYEVPPGPVHPLFLELPEYIHIPYETIQAHHALGDIIQILSRELELNLGTDLIVQRLTDILLYYMLRMWLNNHVNSQVGWIKAFHDTLVLYALEKLHNGYSKEWTIESLAKETGVSRANLANRFRDVLGIPPMEYLTKLRMEKAKELFQKGNIGLEEVAQNVGYASAFSFSKAYKRIYGNSPSREWKRVV, encoded by the coding sequence ATGGATCTACTATCGGATATTCTCTCCTCTGCCGGTTGGACAAATGACCTACTTTCCAAAGGCCAAATTTACCAAAGTTTTGGATTTCATTTCCCTTGTGAAAAGAGTGGGGGATTCCATGTCGTAACACAAGGCAGTTGTTATGCGAGAATGGGAAATACGACGATACCTTTACATAAAGGGGATCTGATTTTTATCACCCGGGGAACCAATCACGAACTTTTATCTGATCCGAAAGCAAAAGTAGTTACCATTGAACGTTTCTTAGGTGAAAAGAAAACACAGATAAAAAATGAAAATCCAGTCACTACTTTTGTTTCAGTGAGATACGAAGTCCCACCGGGACCTGTCCACCCATTGTTTTTGGAACTACCGGAGTATATACATATTCCGTATGAAACGATTCAAGCTCATCATGCACTCGGAGACATCATTCAAATCCTTTCTCGAGAATTAGAATTGAATTTAGGAACTGATTTAATCGTACAAAGATTAACCGACATTTTGTTATATTATATGTTGAGAATGTGGTTAAACAATCATGTCAATTCACAAGTCGGATGGATCAAAGCTTTCCATGACACGTTGGTATTGTATGCGTTGGAAAAGTTGCACAATGGATATAGCAAAGAATGGACAATCGAATCCTTAGCTAAAGAAACTGGAGTTTCTCGGGCAAATCTTGCCAACCGATTTCGAGATGTTTTGGGTATTCCTCCAATGGAGTATCTGACAAAACTTAGAATGGAAAAGGCAAAAGAATTATTTCAAAAAGGGAATATCGGATTGGAGGAAGTTGCACAAAATGTCGGTTATGCGTCAGCTTTTTCTTTTTCAAAAGCTTATAAACGAATTTATGGAAATTCACCGAGCCGTGAGTGGAAACGAGTTGTTTAA